The following coding sequences lie in one Rutidosis leptorrhynchoides isolate AG116_Rl617_1_P2 chromosome 4, CSIRO_AGI_Rlap_v1, whole genome shotgun sequence genomic window:
- the LOC139843512 gene encoding lysM domain receptor-like kinase 3, translated as MNKSYTRRYILSFGFLVLFFHVKTESKCSDGCDLALASYYVVQGSNLTYISKIFAQSIPEILKYNPHISRGDSIETGTRVNVPFSCLCLNGDFLGYTFKYQTQVGDTYAIIAKDVFANLTTEYWIQRVNWFEPTLIPDFVDINVTVNCTCGNKHVSKNFGLFATYPLRLGQDLQSLAIESGVSTTFLERFNVGTNFSAGSGIVFVPAKDHNGNFPPLKTKTGLSGGVTAGISVGAVGVVSFIGLCLYFGFYRSKRVAQGSLLDENGSEHNNGSGSSLGRTTSSGPLIGGTPAGVTGITFDKSVEFTYDELAKATNDFNVSNKIGQGGFGVVYYGELRGEKAAIKKMEMQASKEFLAELQVLTHVHHLNLVRLIGYCVEGSLFLIYEFIENGNLSQHLRHSLGREPMPWATRVQIALDSARGLEYIHEHTVPVYIHRDIKSPNILIDENFRAKVADFGLAKLTEVGSGSLQTRLVGTFGYMPPEYAQYGEVSPKVDVYAFGVVMFELISAKEAIVRTEELVSESKGLVGLFEEVLNLSDPSEGLSKLVDPRLGADYPLDSVLKVALLARACTHENPQLRPSMRSIVVALMTLSSSAEDWDVGSLYENQDLVQLMSGR; from the exons ATGAACAAATCATATACAAGAAGGTACATACTAAGTTTCGGGTTTTTGGTTCTTTTCTTTCATGTCAAAACTGAATCGAAGTGTAGCGATGGTTGTGATCTTGCCTTGGCGTCATACTACGTCGTACAAGGTTCAAATCTCACTTACATAAGCAAGATTTTCGCCCAATCAATCCCCGAAATCCTCAAATATAATCCTCATATTTCAAGAGGTGATAGCATTGAAACCGGAACTAGAGTTAATGTGCCGTTTTCATGTTTATGTTTAAATGGTGATTTTCTAGGCTATACTTTTAAGTACCAAACACAAGTTGGAGACACTTATGCTATAATTGCAAAAGATGTTTTTGCAAACCTTACAACTGAGTATTGGATTCAACGAGTCAATTGGTTTGAACCAACGTTAATACCAGACTTCGTTGATATTAATGTTACGGTGAATTGTACTTGTGGAAACAAACATGTGTCGAAAAATTTTGGGTTGTTTGCAACGTATCCACTTCGACTTGGACAAGATTTGCAGTCCTTAGCTATAGAGTCTGGTGTTTCAACGACGTTTTTGGAACGATTCAACGTAGGAACCAATTTTAGTGCTGGATCCGGAATAGTGTTTGTACCAGCTAAAG aTCATAATGGAAATTTTCCTCCTTTAAAGACGA aaaCAGGATTATCTGGTGGCGTCACTGCGGGCATATCTGTTGGAGCTGTCGGTGTGGTTTCGTTCATTGGCCTTTGTTTATATTTTGGCTTTTATCGAAGTAAGAGAGTCGCACAAGGATCGTTGCTTGATGAAAATGGAAGTGAGCACAATAATG GTTCCGGTAGCAGCTTGGGAAGAACAACATCTTCGGGCCCTCTGATTGGTGGTACACCGGCAGGAGTCACGGGTATAACCTTCGACAAATCGGTCGAGTTCACGTACGATGAACTTGCTAAAGCTACCAACGACTTTAACGTATCTAACAAGATTGGTCAAGGCGGTTTTGGGGTCGTTTACTATGGAGAGCTTAGAGGCGAG AAAGCTGCAATTAAAAAGATGGAAATGCAAGCATCAAAAGAGTTTCTTGCTGAACTGCAGGTGTTAACACATGTTCATCACCTGAACTTG GTACGCTTGATTGGATACTGTGTCGAAGGATCGTTGTTTTTGATCTATGAGTTTATTGAGAATGGCAATTTGAGTCAACATTTGCGCCATTCGTTGG GGAGAGAGCCAATGCCATGGGCTACAAGGGTACAAATCGCCCTTGATTCGGCTAGAGGACTCGAATACATTCACGAGCACACAGTTCCTGTGTATATCCATCGTGATATTAAGTCCCCTAACATTTTGATCGATGAAAATTTTCGTGCAAAG GTTGCTGATTTTGGACTAGCAAAACTTACTGAAGTTGGGAGTGGTTCTTTACAAACCCGTTTGGTTGGCACATTTGGATATATGCCTCCAGA ATATGCTCAGTATGGTGAGGTTTCCCCAAAGGTTGATGTATATGCTTTTGGGGTTGTTATGTTCGAACTAATATCAGCCAAAGAAGCTATTGTCAGGACAGAAGAACTTGTTAGCGAATCCAAAGGACTCGTTGGGTTG TTTGAGGAGGTCCTAAATTTGTCTGATCCAAGTGAAGGTTTATCCAAACTAGTTGACCCAAGACTTGGAGCAGATTACCCTCTTGACTCCGTTCTAAAG GTAGCCTTGCTTGCAAGAGCGTGTACACATGAAAACCCGCAGTTAAGGCCGAGTATGAGGTCTATTGTGGTTGCACTAATGACACTTTCATCGTCGGCTGAGGATTGGGATGTTGGTTCATTATATGAGAATCAAGATTTAGTTCAACTGATGTCCGGAAGGTAG